The Toxotes jaculatrix isolate fToxJac2 chromosome 17, fToxJac2.pri, whole genome shotgun sequence genomic interval ACACGCCGACCTGAGCCACGGAGGGGGACGAGGTGGAGGCCACGGTGCCGAAGGGGTGCGCCCCGCCCTCCCCGGCCTTCAGCCCGGAGATCTTGAAGATGGCGCTGGGCTTGTCGTTGGTGATGAAGCCGAGCAGCTGCCACACCGGGCTGCCGCTCGCCGGGTCCGGGAAGGAGAAGTAGACGGCGCCGCCCATGCCGGCGGGGAATGGCACGGTGCCCAGCATGAACACCACCACGTGGTTCACGTTCTCATAGTCCGGCAGGTTGAACACGAACTTGTCCGAGGCGACCTGCGCCGCGTCCGTCTGCACCAACCTGCCGGCGACCAGACAACCAAACATCCCCGGTGACTGCCCGTTAGCCTGTAGCTTTAGCTTGGTCTGCTAGCTGGTCTGACTCAGCAGCTCCGACCGGCTGACAGCCAGGCCGGTTGGTATCCGATAAAAGACGGAGGAACGACTCCCGTCGCCGCTGACACGGAACTTTGAGGGAAGCTGTAACGGGCTGGTGGAAACTTCCAGCACCGTCTGTCATGGTAGTTCGGCCCACTGCGCCTGCTGATCGGCTATCGACGTAGCTGACTTTGGGAAGTTTtagctttctgtgtgtttggcagGCAAACCTCTCTCTCCGCTGTAAACTTCTTCGTTACTCTTCTACAATTTTGTCAAACTCGAACCTCAAGTGCAACCAACTGTAACCTACAGCGCTGTATTAGCTTCACAGGGACGGTACAGAGGGGCGACGTTGTACCTGGAAGACGAGTCTCAGGGTAAAACTGTGTCCATAAAGTTCAGTTGTTGGCCGCGTAGACGGTCGATGATTCGTTAATCGACTGGTTGGTTCTGGCAGCGAAGTTCATTCAGCGGGAGCACCACCGGAAGGGATACGTCTTCTTCAAgaaattaaagcaaaaatggTCTGAAACTACTTCAAAGATATAAttccacattaaaaacaaactagaAATGGAAACAGGAATGAAGACACGGGACTTTCAGATTTTACATTTCACGTAAAACAGTTtacatttcatgtaaaaaacattataaagtAGAAATGAATCAGTTTCTACTTTGCCTTTATCTCTCTCATTATCCATTAAATGTAACAGAAAGCTATAACGAGAGGCGGCTGAATGTAGAGTGATGAGCGGTTGAAATTGTTTGGGTATGAAGTAAAAACTTACATCTGTCATATCTTTACCGATGAAGTGCAAAATGTGTCTGTATTAAACAGATTGTCTCATTTTATCACTTCGACCTCACCATGTTTGTCACAGTTTTACATCCATACAAGATGAAACTGTAAAATTGAATCATTGCACTGATTACAGCGCACGCGAAATGTTAGAAACCCGccgtgttttattttgaaaaacagtgaCCGGATGTGCGCCCTGTCCGTTCCTGGTGACTTGAATCACGGTTCTGTTCCGCCGTTCAGTCGTCGGGAGCTCAGCTGTTTGTCCGGAGACGTTCACAGCTTCCAAATAAACGGATATAAACTTTCTGTGGCGGTTTTCTGGGTCGACACCTTCCTGTGCGGATTGGCGACCTTTGACCGACTCTTGACGAGTAAACAGTTTAATTTTTATCCGAGTTTGTGTGTAAACTTTTGCCCGTAAGCTAACCGGGTTAGCCACCCGATGCTAGCAGCGGAGCCAGTTATTCTGCAGCTCGTCTCCGTAAACAGAGAATCAGAAGCAGTTCTGCCGTTTGTTGACTGAAAGCAGTGACAGAGGTGTGTTTCGGGACATGTTAGCTGCTGGTAGCGCAGTGTGATACACGCTGTCCCGGCGAGTGCTGCGTGTTGCTTGTGTTTCGGCCTGTTGTTGGTTTATTTCGTCCCTTTGCCTCGGTGGTGTAAATGGTGCTCCGGGGCTGTTTCAGCACGCCGCTCCGCTGTGATGGCTCGGCTCAGAGGGTCTGCTGTGTGCCCCACACACGCGTGGAGCTCTGGGAAACAGGTCAGAGATGCCGTGGCATGTTTCTGTTCATGCTGCCACAGAAACTGAGGCTAATGTGGCTCAAACCTGAGCTTCTTTAAAAAGGTTCAGGGTCTAAACGAACAAGAGCTTTGCTGATATCACACTATAgcttagtgttttttttattgttttaaattattttctgtcatttcatcaAACACATGGTtaacagaga includes:
- the hikeshi gene encoding protein Hikeshi; amino-acid sequence: MFGCLVAGRLVQTDAAQVASDKFVFNLPDYENVNHVVVFMLGTVPFPAGMGGAVYFSFPDPASGSPVWQLLGFITNDKPSAIFKISGLKAGEGGAHPFGTVASTSSPSVAQVGVSVEALEQLAQQIPVSSATVSTVDSFLQFTQKMLDSLYNFASSFAVSQAQMTPNPTETFIPSSCVLRWYENFQRRMAQNPNFWKN